From the genome of Candidatus Babeliales bacterium, one region includes:
- the asnB gene encoding asparagine synthase (glutamine-hydrolyzing), producing the protein MCGIAGYKNLSQSLFNPPKDILERMQKRMEHRGPDGSGVWISHHKQCGLAHRRLSIIDLSSAGAQPMMDPQQTVVVSFNGEIYNHAIIRKELESKGYIYRSGTDTETVIYAYKEWGIECIHKFEGMFAIALYDVVRDELFLIRDRIGIKPLYFSVQGGVFSFASEIKALWECPWITRKISRPGLYHYLTYLVTPAPYTLYEGIYKLPPGFYCMVDARGVYSFHEWYNPIVSVPTYTQRELNDEHFLVDHIRYLLRESIKKRMMSDVPFGVFLSGGIDSSLNVALMSEFTDRVKTFNVSFSDGPEFSEVEWARKVATEFGTDHHEVVINEKDAFDFFEKMVYHQDEPLADCVCIPLYFVSKLLKDSGVTVVQVGEGSDELFCGYSHYAKVIDVHHKFWKPSVKLVPQWAKQCMYYGACAAFPTKKNHLAKLKDWVDGRQLFWSGATAFSEILKSDFWNHDQVVEHDYVVAQIYPELRQELDSYSLVDYHVMDLKRRDPDADFLKSMIYLEFKQRLSELLLMRVDKMTMATSVESRVPFLDHTFVEFALQIPSSMKYHSGMTKYILKKACEGILPYDVIYRKKMGFAAPTQRWFQQGDYFKDYFKKLVDAREVPIGTYLKPQSIRRMYNRNMRPNWEHSLELWTLQNVLANDAFHE; encoded by the coding sequence GTGTGCGGTATTGCCGGATATAAAAATCTTTCTCAATCTTTGTTTAATCCACCAAAAGACATTTTAGAAAGAATGCAAAAACGCATGGAACATCGTGGTCCTGATGGTTCGGGCGTGTGGATATCTCACCATAAACAATGTGGACTTGCTCATAGAAGGCTCAGTATCATTGATCTTTCTTCTGCGGGGGCACAGCCAATGATGGATCCTCAGCAAACAGTTGTGGTGTCATTCAATGGTGAAATTTATAATCACGCAATCATTCGAAAAGAGCTTGAAAGCAAGGGCTATATATATCGATCTGGTACCGATACAGAGACCGTTATATATGCGTATAAAGAGTGGGGCATTGAGTGTATTCATAAATTTGAAGGTATGTTTGCAATAGCGCTCTATGATGTAGTTAGAGATGAGCTATTTCTTATTCGTGATAGAATTGGAATTAAGCCGTTATATTTTTCCGTCCAGGGTGGAGTATTTTCATTCGCATCAGAGATTAAGGCGTTATGGGAGTGTCCCTGGATCACACGTAAAATCAGTCGTCCTGGTTTATATCACTATCTTACCTATTTAGTAACCCCAGCACCGTACACATTATATGAAGGAATCTATAAACTGCCGCCAGGATTCTACTGTATGGTCGATGCACGTGGTGTATATAGCTTTCATGAATGGTACAATCCAATTGTCTCTGTTCCTACATATACACAACGCGAGCTTAATGATGAGCATTTTTTAGTTGATCATATTCGATATTTGCTTCGTGAATCTATCAAGAAGCGTATGATGTCTGATGTTCCCTTTGGTGTGTTTCTTTCCGGGGGGATTGATTCCAGTTTAAATGTTGCACTAATGTCTGAGTTCACCGATCGCGTTAAGACATTCAATGTGTCATTCTCGGATGGGCCTGAATTCAGCGAAGTAGAATGGGCTCGAAAAGTTGCAACTGAATTTGGGACCGATCATCATGAAGTGGTTATTAACGAAAAAGATGCTTTCGATTTCTTTGAAAAAATGGTGTATCACCAGGATGAGCCTCTTGCAGATTGTGTATGTATTCCACTCTATTTCGTTTCTAAGTTGCTCAAGGATTCAGGCGTGACTGTGGTGCAGGTGGGTGAGGGCTCAGATGAATTATTCTGTGGATATAGTCATTATGCAAAGGTGATTGATGTTCACCATAAATTTTGGAAACCATCAGTAAAATTAGTGCCGCAATGGGCGAAACAATGTATGTACTATGGTGCGTGTGCTGCGTTTCCTACAAAAAAAAATCACCTTGCGAAACTAAAGGATTGGGTTGATGGTAGACAGCTCTTCTGGAGTGGTGCGACAGCATTTTCAGAAATTCTAAAAAGTGATTTTTGGAATCATGATCAGGTTGTGGAACACGATTATGTTGTTGCGCAAATTTATCCTGAGTTGCGACAGGAGTTAGATAGTTATTCGTTAGTTGATTATCATGTCATGGACCTTAAGCGACGTGATCCTGATGCTGATTTTCTTAAATCAATGATTTATCTCGAATTCAAACAACGACTCTCAGAGTTACTTTTAATGCGTGTCGATAAAATGACTATGGCAACATCAGTTGAATCTAGGGTGCCGTTTTTAGATCATACGTTTGTTGAATTTGCCTTGCAGATCCCTTCATCTATGAAGTATCACAGCGGTATGACCAAATATATTTTGAAAAAGGCATGTGAGGGAATTCTTCCTTATGATGTCATTTATCGTAAAAAAATGGGATTTGCAGCGCCAACACAGCGTTGGTTTCAGCAGGGTGATTATTTTAAAGATTATTTTAAGAAGTTAGTTGATGCCCGGGAGGTGCCGATTGGGACTTACTTAAAGCCTCAGTCAATACGCCGTATGTATAACAGGAATATGCGGCCTAATTGGGAGCACTCTCTAGAGCTTTGGACGTTGCAAAATGTTTTAGCGAATGATGCCTTTCATGAATAA
- a CDS encoding glycosyltransferase family 4 protein: protein MNKKKSLLYLRTDIMSEPLVAGGSVAHTLGVVQGFIKKGYMVACASSVMLDMLHECNLAQLKELQNPRWLSFLRWKLNCFLSTFIFTWQAWRMFKDRKYDVLYQRYSVLNATGVLLSRLKKIPLILEYNGSEVWIEKFWSRKATLQLLWLIRWIEQINLAQAQSIIVVSQVLKDELCERGVDPHKICVVPNGVDYEEFDSGKLTEQRACIRSTLNLTDKFVFGFIGTFSQWHGIELLADMIPRVVEKNPQTFFLLIGDGPLHPFLKTSLQKLGITNANVAFVGLVPQNSAKNYLAACDAFLSPTQPNADGSRFFGSPTKLFAYMSMSKPVLVSDLEQLKEIVSPALTIDKLNAINDKVVGIRIAPDSVEGFATAALWLAEHADSSVPHMGLHARARIEAHYGWNTHVSTIESFISKG, encoded by the coding sequence ATGAATAAAAAAAAATCTCTCTTGTATCTGCGTACTGATATCATGAGCGAGCCTCTCGTTGCGGGAGGTTCGGTTGCACATACACTAGGTGTTGTTCAAGGGTTCATAAAAAAAGGATATATGGTTGCATGCGCGTCATCTGTGATGCTTGATATGTTGCATGAGTGTAATCTTGCGCAGCTTAAAGAATTGCAAAATCCACGTTGGTTATCGTTTTTGAGATGGAAGCTGAATTGCTTTCTATCGACGTTTATTTTTACATGGCAAGCATGGAGAATGTTCAAGGATAGAAAGTATGATGTGCTCTATCAGAGATATAGCGTTTTGAATGCAACAGGAGTTCTTCTTAGCAGATTGAAAAAGATTCCGCTGATTCTTGAATACAATGGCTCTGAAGTATGGATAGAGAAATTTTGGTCACGCAAGGCGACGCTACAGCTTTTATGGCTTATTCGATGGATAGAACAAATTAATCTCGCACAGGCTCAGTCTATTATTGTGGTTTCACAGGTTCTAAAAGATGAGTTATGTGAGCGAGGCGTTGATCCACACAAGATCTGTGTTGTTCCAAATGGCGTTGATTATGAAGAGTTTGATAGTGGAAAACTAACTGAGCAACGAGCATGCATTCGCTCTACTCTTAATCTTACTGACAAGTTTGTCTTTGGATTTATTGGTACTTTCTCGCAATGGCATGGCATCGAATTATTGGCAGATATGATTCCACGAGTTGTGGAGAAAAATCCCCAGACATTTTTTCTCTTAATTGGTGATGGTCCGTTACATCCATTTCTGAAAACAAGCCTACAAAAATTGGGGATTACGAATGCAAATGTAGCATTTGTAGGTCTTGTTCCTCAGAATAGTGCAAAAAATTATCTTGCTGCATGTGATGCCTTTTTATCGCCGACGCAGCCTAATGCAGATGGTTCAAGATTTTTTGGTTCCCCGACGAAATTATTTGCATATATGAGTATGAGTAAGCCAGTGCTGGTCTCTGATCTGGAACAACTTAAAGAGATCGTATCACCTGCTCTTACTATTGATAAATTGAATGCTATAAATGACAAGGTGGTAGGTATACGTATTGCTCCTGATTCGGTGGAAGGATTTGCAACTGCGGCTCTTTGGCTTGCGGAGCATGCGGATTCATCTGTGCCACATATGGGTTTACATGCCCGTGCTCGGATTGAAGCGCACTATGGTTGGAATACTCATGTATCGACGATAGAATCATTTATCTCTAAAGGATGA